The Hyphomicrobiales bacterium genome includes the window CCATCCCTCAACGCGCCGGGCACGCCGCAGATCGTCCGCGACGAGATGGCGGCGCTGAAGAGCCGCCTCGACGAGACCGTTCCGCCGAAGCGCGACGCCATCCGCAATCTTCTCGTCGCCACCTGGAACATCAAGGATTTCGGGTCGCTCTACGACAAGAACGACGCCTGGACGGCCACCGGCAACGCCAGTCCAAAACGCGACCGGCGGGCGCTGTGGGCGATCACCGAGATCCTGTCGCGCTTCGACGTGATTGCCGTGCAGGAAGTAACCGGCGACCTGAAGGCCCTGCGCACCATGATCAAGACGCTGGGGTCCAACTGGGGCTTCCTGATGACCGATGTCGCCAAGGGCGCGGATGCGGGCGCGGAGCGGCTCGCCTTCGTCTATGACCGCACCCGCGTGGAGCTGTCGGGACTTGCCGGCGAGCTCGTCGTGCCGCGGGAATGGCTCGACGAGATCGGCGAGACGGCGCTGAAGAAGCAGTTCGCGCGAACCCCCTACGCGGTCAGTTTCCGCTCTGGAACGCAAACCCTCATACTCGTCACCCTGCACGTCGACTATGGCGACAGCTCCGCCGATCGGGTCCCCGAATTGCAGGCCATCGCGCGCTGGATGAAGGAATGGGCCGCGCAGACCAACCGCTGGCACCACAATCTGATCGCGCTCGGCGACTTCAACATCGACCGCAAGGACGACGATCTCTGGCAGGCCTTCGTCTCCACCGGGCTCGAGGTCCCGGTGCAGCTCAATCAGGTGCCGCGCTCGATCTTCGCCAGCCCCGGCCAGGCCGAGCT containing:
- a CDS encoding endonuclease/exonuclease/phosphatase family protein, translated to MSEPLPSLNAPGTPQIVRDEMAALKSRLDETVPPKRDAIRNLLVATWNIKDFGSLYDKNDAWTATGNASPKRDRRALWAITEILSRFDVIAVQEVTGDLKALRTMIKTLGSNWGFLMTDVAKGADAGAERLAFVYDRTRVELSGLAGELVVPREWLDEIGETALKKQFARTPYAVSFRSGTQTLILVTLHVDYGDSSADRVPELQAIARWMKEWAAQTNRWHHNLIALGDFNIDRKDDDLWQAFVSTGLEVPVQLNQVPRSIFASPGQAELEKFYDQIAWFTKGQRQLLDLELRTAGTFNFVSLLYTDIGMTKQSLQYRMSDHYPLWVEFDLAG